A DNA window from Paenibacillus sp. HWE-109 contains the following coding sequences:
- the cdaA gene encoding diadenylate cyclase CdaA — MDLLTSISAKDIVDILIVSYVIYKLILLVRGTRAIQLMKGILVVVITWVFSIWFKLSTLQWMMNQTFTFGVLGVIIIFQPELRRALEQLGRGKLFSRSSSEEDQDVNKRINEVIRAANYLAKRKIGALIVFEKETGLTDYIESGIAIESKISAELLINIFIPNTPLHDGAVIIRQGQLMAAGCYLPLSENPFISKELGTRHRAAIGMSEVSDGMCVIISEETGQISLTMNGHIIRDIKEESLIAKLFEELKPKAKANDKNPFLKWRGRSNG, encoded by the coding sequence ATGGACTTACTCACGAGCATCTCGGCTAAGGATATCGTTGATATTCTAATCGTTAGCTATGTGATTTATAAGCTGATCCTGCTAGTACGCGGGACAAGGGCCATCCAATTGATGAAGGGGATCCTTGTTGTCGTTATTACTTGGGTATTCAGTATTTGGTTTAAGCTCAGTACGTTGCAATGGATGATGAATCAAACGTTCACCTTCGGGGTTCTAGGCGTAATTATTATCTTCCAGCCGGAGCTGCGGCGTGCACTGGAGCAGTTGGGCCGCGGGAAGCTGTTTAGCCGTTCATCCTCGGAAGAAGACCAGGATGTGAATAAACGGATCAATGAAGTCATCCGGGCTGCGAATTATTTGGCCAAAAGAAAGATTGGGGCCTTGATTGTTTTCGAGAAAGAGACCGGTTTAACCGACTATATTGAGTCTGGTATTGCGATAGAGAGCAAGATCAGCGCGGAGCTGCTAATTAATATTTTCATTCCGAATACACCGCTTCATGATGGGGCTGTCATTATTCGACAAGGCCAATTAATGGCGGCGGGCTGCTATTTGCCCCTGTCGGAGAATCCCTTCATAAGCAAAGAACTGGGGACAAGGCATCGCGCAGCCATTGGGATGAGCGAGGTTTCCGATGGGATGTGCGTCATTATTTCAGAAGAGACAGGACAGATTTCTTTGACGATGAATGGACATATCATTCGGGACATCAAAGAGGAGTCGTTGATTGCCAAATTGTTCGAGGAATTGAAACCTAAGGCCAAAGCCAACGATAAGAACCCTTTCCTGAAATGGAGGGGCCGTTCGAATGGATAA
- a CDS encoding zf-HC2 domain-containing protein has translation MMQCKEALPLIHEYLDGDLQRSDSQRLKEHLISCQACHALFKQLEKTDAMVRMLPPVKVSDTLTAQIMSGLPQMKKRNTWMDWIRKHPAVSVAVVFATVMFGSFMSMWNDDTNLMVKGNDLQDVVIQGDTVTVPQGRTVKGDLVVQRGKLQVEGDVTGNLIVIDGTLNLASTAHISGQVTQVDEALGWIWYKIGEFVGMLSR, from the coding sequence ATGATGCAATGTAAAGAAGCCCTCCCGCTCATACATGAATACCTCGACGGTGATTTGCAAAGATCGGATTCTCAGCGATTGAAGGAGCATTTGATTTCTTGCCAGGCCTGTCATGCTTTGTTCAAGCAATTGGAGAAAACGGATGCGATGGTGAGAATGCTGCCTCCTGTGAAGGTATCGGATACATTAACGGCACAGATTATGAGCGGACTGCCACAAATGAAGAAAAGAAATACCTGGATGGACTGGATACGCAAGCATCCGGCTGTTTCGGTAGCTGTTGTTTTTGCAACGGTTATGTTTGGAAGTTTCATGTCCATGTGGAATGATGATACGAATCTGATGGTCAAAGGCAATGATCTTCAAGATGTTGTTATTCAGGGAGATACGGTTACTGTTCCGCAGGGGCGTACGGTGAAAGGCGATCTGGTTGTGCAGCGAGGTAAATTGCAGGTGGAAGGCGATGTAACAGGAAACTTAATCGTGATCGATGGTACCTTGAATCTCGCATCCACGGCGCATATTTCCGGCCAAGTTACCCAGGTTGATGAAGCGCTAGGTTGGATTTGGTATAAAATAGGAGAGTTTGTTGGCATGCTCTCGCGTTGA
- the sigW gene encoding RNA polymerase sigma factor SigW, with the protein MNFVEARLAKLARNGDRNAFAELVELYKDKIFHLAYRMLNNKQEAEDAVQETFLRVYTNLHRYDENQKFSTWIFRIGTNLCIDKLRRRKNTYSLDAEMSDGEGNDYYAMLPSHEDTPEKQVIVSETQEQIRRAINSLPEKYKSVVILRYLQDMSLQEISDVLEMPVTTIKTRVHRGREYLRKRLEQEEQDANTNPVPL; encoded by the coding sequence TTGAATTTTGTAGAAGCACGTCTGGCCAAGTTAGCCAGGAATGGGGATCGAAATGCTTTTGCAGAGCTTGTAGAGCTCTATAAGGACAAGATTTTCCATTTGGCATACCGTATGTTAAATAACAAACAAGAGGCTGAGGATGCCGTACAGGAAACTTTCCTGCGCGTGTATACGAATCTGCATCGTTATGATGAGAATCAGAAGTTTTCGACGTGGATTTTCCGAATAGGAACGAATCTATGTATAGATAAACTGCGCCGCAGAAAAAATACGTATTCCCTTGATGCCGAAATGTCGGATGGGGAAGGCAATGATTATTATGCTATGCTTCCGAGTCACGAGGACACGCCCGAGAAGCAAGTGATTGTTTCTGAGACACAGGAACAGATTCGTAGAGCCATCAATTCGCTGCCCGAAAAATATAAATCAGTAGTCATCTTGCGCTACCTGCAGGATATGTCGCTGCAAGAGATATCGGATGTGCTGGAGATGCCCGTCACAACAATTAAAACCCGGGTGCATCGCGGCCGTGAGTACTTGCGGAAACGATTAGAGCAGGAGGAGCAAGATGCCAACACAAATCCTGTTCCATTGTGA
- a CDS encoding DMT family transporter yields MGRWLAMVLVIVGASSYGLLSSFIKMAYDSGFTDGQITPAQMTMGTLLVWLLILFNKKSWVNPFKGPWVKLGLIGIFGLSLTTVFYNIALQELNASLSIVLLFQFTWMTIAMDCILKRRLPRKAESLAIVFILVGTLLAVNVLDTNWEHLSLLGLVYGLLSALTYSVFLFFTGHVVSPLPPLMNSAIMLTAAMPVMYILYPPTVFVHENGSMLLLWGLLLGFLGQVVPTVAFNIGIPRIGGTLAAMLGSAELPVAIIAAYLIIGEPVNGLQWLGMGLILGGILISENKT; encoded by the coding sequence ATGGGGCGATGGTTAGCTATGGTCCTTGTAATTGTGGGAGCATCGAGCTACGGCTTGCTGTCATCTTTTATTAAGATGGCCTACGATTCAGGGTTTACGGATGGACAGATTACACCAGCTCAGATGACAATGGGAACTTTACTTGTCTGGCTGCTAATCCTATTTAACAAGAAATCATGGGTCAATCCGTTCAAGGGGCCTTGGGTGAAACTGGGCTTGATCGGTATTTTTGGATTATCTTTAACGACAGTCTTTTATAATATCGCCTTGCAAGAATTGAATGCTTCTCTATCTATCGTTCTTTTATTCCAATTTACGTGGATGACGATTGCTATGGATTGTATCTTAAAGCGGAGACTCCCAAGGAAAGCTGAAAGCTTGGCCATCGTATTTATTCTGGTAGGTACTTTGCTTGCGGTTAACGTTCTGGATACGAACTGGGAGCATCTCAGTCTGCTGGGTCTGGTTTATGGTCTGCTGTCAGCTTTGACATACAGTGTGTTTCTCTTTTTTACCGGACATGTGGTCAGTCCTCTGCCTCCTCTAATGAATTCCGCTATTATGCTTACCGCGGCTATGCCCGTCATGTATATATTGTATCCTCCGACAGTTTTCGTGCATGAGAATGGTAGTATGCTGCTGTTGTGGGGGCTGCTCCTGGGTTTCTTAGGGCAAGTCGTGCCGACTGTGGCGTTCAATATAGGAATTCCGCGTATCGGGGGGACCCTTGCAGCTATGCTGGGATCTGCCGAACTCCCTGTTGCGATCATTGCCGCATATTTAATTATTGGAGAGCCTGTGAATGGGTTACAATGGTTAGGAATGGGTTTAATTCTGGGTGGCATCCTTATTTCTGAAAACAAAACGTGA
- the ppc gene encoding phosphoenolpyruvate carboxylase produces the protein MLENVIGQQKQATNNLLRRDVRFLGHILGEVLVHQGGNSLLDVVEKIREMSKSLRAHYVIEIYDEFKKTISSLDPEIRHQVIRAFAIYFQLVNIAEQNHRIRRKRDYERSSGENVQPGSIESIVQELKNNHIPFEEVQEILKAISLELVMTAHPTEAMRRAVLDINLRISDGMMKLDNPMLTYREREQLREKLLGEVLNLWQTDELRDRKPTVIDEVRNGLYYFDETLFDVLPEIYHELERCLNKYYPQDTWHVPSFLKFGSWIGGDRDGNPSVRANVTWETLGLHRQLALQKYEEVLKAALEHMSFSKNIVNVSDALIDSIQCDREALGNVQDVWRNEKEPYRIKTTYMIEKVHNTGNPNVPASQKYNNPEEFIADLKIIDASLRTHFADYVADKYTKKLIRQVELFGFHLAALDIRQHSKDHENAMTEVMAKMGITSDYSKLSEEEKIRLLTDVLNDPRPITSTYLNYSEGTQECLDVYRTIGKAQQEFGRNCINSYLISMTQGASDLLEVVVFSKEAGLYRQESDGGVTSTLQSVPLFETIDDLHAAPGIMSTLLAIPAYRGSLDPETQLHEIMLGYSDSNKDGGVITANWELRMALQDITEAAKKFGVKLKFFHGRGGALGRGGMPLNRSILAQPVETLGGGIKITEQGEVLSSRYSLQGIAYRSLEQATFALITASKLSRSPQRHPLEEKWESIMRGISEEAQTKYQDLIFRDEDFLTFFKESTPLPEIGELNIGSRPSKRKNSDKFEDLRAIPWVFSWTQTRYLLPAWYAAGTGLQSFYQGNAANLETLKEMYEDWSFFRSMIDNLQMALAKADLQIAKEYGNLVKESAIAERIFNLIREEYELTSAIILEITGQQEILDNVPVIQESIRLRNPYVDPLSYMQVELLTELRALRDNNEDDAILLREVLLTINGIAAGLRNTG, from the coding sequence ATGTTAGAGAATGTAATTGGCCAACAGAAGCAAGCCACGAATAACCTGCTGCGCAGGGACGTACGCTTCTTGGGGCACATCCTAGGTGAAGTTCTGGTACATCAAGGCGGGAATAGTTTACTTGATGTAGTCGAGAAAATTCGTGAGATGAGTAAGTCTTTAAGAGCACACTATGTCATTGAGATCTATGATGAATTCAAGAAGACGATTTCTTCCTTAGATCCTGAGATTCGTCATCAAGTCATTCGGGCATTCGCTATCTATTTTCAACTTGTTAACATTGCGGAGCAAAACCATCGAATTCGCCGCAAAAGAGATTATGAGCGTTCTTCAGGAGAAAATGTTCAACCTGGTTCCATTGAGAGCATTGTCCAAGAACTGAAAAACAATCATATTCCTTTCGAAGAGGTGCAAGAGATACTTAAAGCGATCTCATTGGAGCTGGTAATGACAGCCCATCCAACTGAGGCAATGCGCAGAGCGGTACTTGATATTAATTTGCGTATTTCAGACGGAATGATGAAGCTAGACAACCCTATGTTGACTTACCGTGAGCGTGAACAATTGCGTGAAAAGCTGCTTGGAGAGGTTCTGAACCTATGGCAGACGGACGAGTTGCGTGATCGGAAGCCGACAGTAATCGATGAGGTTCGCAATGGTTTGTACTATTTTGACGAAACCTTGTTTGATGTCCTTCCGGAGATTTATCATGAACTTGAGCGCTGTTTGAATAAATATTATCCGCAAGATACTTGGCATGTGCCTTCGTTCTTGAAGTTCGGTTCTTGGATTGGCGGAGACCGCGATGGTAATCCTTCTGTTAGAGCAAATGTAACGTGGGAGACATTAGGTTTGCATCGTCAATTAGCATTGCAGAAATATGAGGAAGTACTTAAAGCTGCTCTTGAGCATATGAGTTTCAGTAAGAACATCGTGAACGTGAGCGATGCACTTATTGATTCTATTCAATGTGACCGCGAAGCATTGGGGAATGTGCAGGACGTTTGGCGTAATGAGAAGGAGCCTTACCGCATTAAGACGACTTACATGATTGAAAAGGTGCATAATACAGGCAACCCGAACGTTCCAGCAAGCCAGAAGTACAACAATCCAGAAGAGTTTATTGCTGATCTTAAAATCATTGATGCTAGTTTGAGAACGCATTTCGCGGACTATGTAGCAGATAAATATACGAAGAAACTGATCCGTCAGGTTGAATTGTTTGGCTTCCACTTAGCAGCTCTTGATATCAGACAGCATAGCAAGGATCACGAAAATGCAATGACTGAGGTCATGGCCAAAATGGGCATTACCAGCGACTACAGCAAGCTCTCAGAAGAAGAGAAGATCCGTCTTCTGACAGATGTGCTGAACGATCCTAGACCGATCACATCGACGTACTTGAATTACTCCGAGGGTACTCAGGAGTGTTTGGACGTTTACCGTACGATAGGCAAAGCACAGCAGGAATTCGGGCGCAACTGTATCAATAGCTACCTGATCAGTATGACGCAAGGAGCCAGCGACTTGTTGGAAGTGGTTGTTTTCTCCAAAGAGGCTGGTTTATATCGTCAAGAGAGCGATGGTGGTGTGACAAGCACATTGCAATCTGTTCCATTGTTCGAAACGATTGATGATTTGCATGCAGCCCCTGGCATCATGAGCACTTTGTTAGCTATCCCAGCTTACAGAGGCAGTTTGGATCCAGAGACGCAACTGCATGAAATCATGTTAGGCTACTCGGATAGCAACAAAGACGGCGGCGTGATTACAGCGAACTGGGAACTGCGCATGGCGCTTCAGGATATTACGGAAGCTGCCAAGAAGTTCGGTGTGAAGCTCAAGTTCTTCCACGGCCGTGGAGGAGCGCTAGGCCGCGGGGGTATGCCTCTTAACCGCAGCATTTTGGCGCAGCCGGTCGAAACGTTGGGTGGCGGCATTAAGATTACGGAGCAAGGCGAAGTGTTATCTTCCCGCTATTCCCTGCAAGGGATTGCTTACCGCAGCTTGGAGCAGGCGACTTTCGCGTTGATTACAGCATCCAAATTATCGCGTTCGCCTCAGAGACACCCACTGGAAGAGAAGTGGGAATCGATTATGCGTGGTATTTCCGAAGAAGCGCAGACGAAATATCAGGATCTTATTTTCCGCGATGAAGATTTCTTAACTTTCTTCAAAGAATCGACACCGCTCCCGGAAATTGGCGAATTGAATATCGGCTCGCGTCCTTCCAAGCGTAAAAATAGTGATAAGTTCGAAGATTTGCGCGCAATTCCTTGGGTATTCTCATGGACGCAAACGCGTTATTTGCTCCCGGCTTGGTATGCGGCAGGTACAGGTCTCCAAAGCTTCTATCAAGGAAATGCAGCTAATCTCGAAACATTGAAAGAAATGTACGAGGACTGGTCCTTCTTCCGCTCGATGATTGACAATCTGCAGATGGCGCTTGCCAAAGCAGATCTTCAAATCGCCAAAGAATACGGCAATCTAGTGAAGGAATCAGCGATTGCTGAGCGTATCTTCAACCTTATCAGGGAAGAATATGAGCTTACTTCCGCCATTATATTAGAGATCACAGGGCAACAAGAAATTCTTGATAACGTGCCTGTCATTCAGGAGTCTATCCGTCTTCGTAATCCTTATGTAGATCCATTAAGCTATATGCAGGTTGAACTGCTGACGGAGCTTCGGGCACTTAGGGATAATAATGAGGATGACGCGATTTTGCTGCGTGAAGTATTGCTCACCATTAACGGCATAGCAGCTGGACTTAGAAATACAGGCTGA
- a CDS encoding stage II sporulation protein M — MTFKPLLQHFKEMKHYFIVVVLVFAFSFYLGWSNSSQYSHFLDGQLKGLKTISQSLSNKENPQLWYFIFIFLNNAIKSVIVVFLGLFVGVLPLFMLVANGMILGYVLSLQTNESTLSIVLKGILPHGIIEIPVILLACAYGIKLGMLVWKSGIQLFVPVKEGGTARAELIKVLQLTKPLAVVIVVLLLVAAIIESTLTYWLVHL; from the coding sequence ATGACATTCAAACCATTGCTGCAACATTTTAAAGAAATGAAACATTATTTCATCGTAGTTGTCCTAGTCTTTGCATTCAGTTTCTATTTGGGCTGGTCGAATTCAAGTCAGTATTCACATTTCTTAGATGGACAATTGAAAGGGCTCAAAACCATCAGTCAATCTCTTAGCAATAAGGAAAACCCGCAACTGTGGTACTTTATTTTCATTTTTCTAAATAATGCGATTAAATCTGTCATAGTCGTATTTCTGGGTCTATTTGTTGGTGTGCTGCCGCTATTTATGTTAGTTGCCAATGGTATGATCCTTGGATACGTACTCTCCTTGCAGACCAATGAAAGCACGCTCTCTATTGTCCTCAAAGGTATTCTTCCTCATGGCATTATAGAAATACCGGTTATCTTGTTGGCCTGTGCTTATGGAATCAAATTAGGAATGTTGGTTTGGAAATCAGGTATACAACTCTTTGTTCCAGTAAAAGAAGGGGGCACAGCTCGAGCTGAACTAATCAAAGTGCTTCAGCTTACCAAGCCCCTCGCTGTGGTTATTGTTGTATTACTGCTGGTTGCGGCGATTATTGAAAGTACGCTTACCTACTGGTTGGTTCATTTGTAA
- the pdaB gene encoding polysaccharide deacetylase family sporulation protein PdaB has product MNYFFVVNARKFKQYVFIALAIVFAGAIVYSEQSNVSVFSTAEPSAIYSVQTERKAIALTFDISWGDKRAEPILKILRDKGVKDATFFLSSPWSKDHPEIVEQIKKSGFEIGSHGNKHDNYSTLSDEEIRKQITTAHGILTELIGKEPNLIRLPNGDFDKRVLRIADDLGYSVIQWDTDSQDWLNKGVDTIINRVVTKAHPGDIVLLHASDSSQQTHEALPVIIDQLKSKGYEFVTVSELIKQTKVETTPVEDRAMKQIQ; this is encoded by the coding sequence ATGAATTATTTTTTCGTTGTTAATGCCCGGAAATTTAAACAATATGTATTTATAGCACTTGCCATCGTGTTCGCTGGCGCCATTGTTTATTCAGAACAAAGCAATGTGTCCGTTTTCTCAACTGCTGAACCATCCGCTATTTATAGCGTGCAAACAGAGAGAAAGGCTATTGCGCTTACTTTCGATATTTCTTGGGGAGACAAGCGAGCAGAGCCTATTCTGAAAATTTTAAGAGACAAAGGGGTGAAGGATGCCACATTTTTTCTTTCCTCGCCCTGGAGCAAGGATCACCCTGAGATCGTCGAGCAAATCAAGAAAAGCGGTTTCGAAATTGGCAGCCATGGGAATAAACACGATAACTACAGCACGCTTAGTGACGAAGAAATACGCAAACAAATCACCACAGCGCATGGAATTTTGACAGAATTAATCGGAAAAGAGCCGAATTTGATCCGACTGCCAAACGGGGATTTCGACAAACGTGTCCTGCGTATTGCAGATGATCTGGGCTATTCCGTGATTCAATGGGATACTGACTCTCAGGATTGGCTGAATAAAGGGGTAGATACGATTATCAATCGCGTTGTAACCAAAGCCCATCCTGGCGACATCGTCCTATTGCATGCCAGCGACTCCTCCCAACAAACACATGAAGCTTTGCCCGTCATCATCGATCAATTGAAATCCAAGGGTTACGAATTCGTTACTGTCAGCGAGTTAATCAAGCAAACGAAAGTAGAAACGACGCCCGTTGAAGACCGTGCCATGAAGCAAATCCAGTAA
- a CDS encoding KinB-signaling pathway activation protein produces MTLRKWFHLFWTTLLLGIIVSIGIGLILQYSDKEFSVMGLSAVGFNVLNMLLGGATISVLSQMGFFAYLIVRFIVAGIIKSKTVWDLLQLAIVIVVLFDLVYLRMTNFEGTGTVFSYIVLPVIILLISLGVAYWKVRLTNRNAFIPTLFFMCAVSVLEAVPALKLDNAASSLFMLAPLLVCNAWQILILHKILENKKS; encoded by the coding sequence TTGACGTTGCGTAAATGGTTTCACTTATTTTGGACAACACTACTATTAGGAATCATTGTATCTATAGGTATTGGTCTCATTTTACAATATTCCGACAAAGAATTTTCGGTCATGGGGTTATCAGCTGTTGGTTTTAATGTGTTAAATATGCTGCTGGGCGGGGCGACAATCAGTGTCTTGAGTCAAATGGGCTTTTTTGCCTACTTGATCGTAAGGTTTATTGTCGCGGGCATTATCAAATCCAAGACAGTCTGGGATTTATTGCAGCTAGCTATTGTGATTGTCGTATTATTTGACCTGGTGTACCTCCGAATGACGAATTTTGAAGGGACGGGCACTGTCTTTAGTTATATAGTCTTGCCTGTTATTATTCTACTTATTTCGTTAGGAGTTGCTTATTGGAAAGTTAGATTAACGAACCGCAATGCGTTCATTCCGACCTTGTTCTTTATGTGCGCGGTATCTGTATTGGAAGCCGTTCCAGCTCTGAAATTAGATAATGCAGCATCTAGCTTGTTTATGTTAGCCCCATTGCTTGTATGCAATGCATGGCAAATCCTGATTTTACATAAAATATTAGAAAACAAAAAGAGCTAA
- the gerD gene encoding spore germination lipoprotein GerD yields MIISRLRKLQVLPFISIALLLSSCGSDNSSQGQSQANTYKEQKTMVLDILKSDDGKKAISAANRSIMNGDVGANGIAGQSQIKLLSANESLQLQMAVKDVLTAKENNMFLTDMMKDPQFAGDFAKAIQKETKQMFKELLKDPEYQKSLVEVMKNPDYEKMVLDVMKTASYRQQMMTVMEESIQSPLFRAHMVELLKSAIAQQSKAEQMPTAKSAEKKSSGGGKGSDDAQKDEKSQSDSGDTEQQADKKKKKDSGSSDSQ; encoded by the coding sequence ATGATTATTAGCAGGTTAAGAAAATTGCAGGTCTTGCCGTTCATTTCAATCGCTTTGCTTCTCTCATCGTGTGGGTCTGATAATTCATCACAAGGTCAATCGCAAGCTAATACGTACAAAGAACAGAAGACCATGGTGCTTGATATTTTGAAATCGGACGATGGTAAAAAGGCGATCAGCGCAGCCAACCGCAGCATTATGAATGGCGACGTAGGCGCCAATGGCATAGCCGGTCAGTCACAGATCAAACTGCTTTCGGCCAATGAGTCCTTACAGCTGCAAATGGCCGTCAAGGACGTCCTGACAGCCAAGGAAAATAATATGTTCCTTACGGACATGATGAAGGATCCCCAGTTCGCTGGCGATTTCGCCAAAGCGATTCAGAAGGAAACCAAACAGATGTTCAAGGAGCTGTTAAAAGACCCTGAATATCAAAAATCACTCGTAGAAGTGATGAAGAATCCGGATTACGAGAAAATGGTTCTTGATGTCATGAAGACAGCTTCCTACCGCCAACAAATGATGACGGTGATGGAAGAATCAATTCAGAGCCCTCTTTTCCGAGCACATATGGTAGAACTTCTTAAATCCGCCATTGCGCAGCAAAGTAAAGCCGAACAAATGCCAACCGCCAAAAGCGCCGAAAAGAAATCAAGCGGCGGCGGCAAAGGCAGTGATGATGCGCAAAAAGATGAGAAAAGTCAATCCGATTCTGGCGACACGGAGCAGCAGGCTGACAAGAAGAAGAAAAAAGATTCAGGCTCCTCCGATTCTCAATAA
- a CDS encoding Mrp/NBP35 family ATP-binding protein — protein sequence MITKEQLLEALKPLAEPFYNKSVVELNLVRDILFNGENVSLSLIVTSEDEAYKEKAKSYIGQTLEKLGVAQVHIRFRLMTDYERNQITNNQAPTPSTESKPNQPVQPPIDQPILGEASTVEFIAIASGKGGVGKSTVTVNLAVALARQGKKVGIIDADIYGFSIPDMMGIEEQPKLVENVIIPVEKFGVKVISMGFFVQDNAPVIWRGPMLGKMLRNFFNEVSWGDVEYILLDLPPGTGDVALDVHQLIPQSKEVIVTTPHATAAFVAARAGAMAVQTNHEILGIVENMSYYESKDGTKDYVFGKGGGAKLAEDLHSELLAQIPLGAPDNHISEIDYSPSVYKQDSKTGQLYLEMAANIISKLEK from the coding sequence ATGATAACGAAGGAACAGCTATTAGAAGCGTTGAAACCTCTTGCGGAACCTTTTTATAACAAAAGTGTTGTTGAACTTAATTTGGTTAGAGATATCTTGTTTAATGGCGAGAATGTATCTTTGAGCTTGATTGTTACGTCAGAAGATGAGGCTTATAAAGAAAAAGCCAAATCCTATATAGGGCAGACACTTGAGAAATTGGGTGTAGCCCAAGTACATATCAGATTTAGACTAATGACGGATTATGAACGCAATCAAATCACCAATAATCAGGCTCCGACCCCTTCAACAGAGTCGAAACCAAATCAACCTGTACAACCACCGATAGATCAGCCTATTTTGGGAGAAGCTTCTACGGTTGAGTTTATTGCCATTGCGAGTGGTAAAGGCGGGGTAGGGAAATCGACAGTAACCGTGAATTTGGCCGTTGCCTTAGCGCGGCAAGGTAAGAAGGTAGGCATCATAGATGCGGACATATATGGTTTCAGCATTCCGGATATGATGGGGATTGAGGAACAGCCCAAGCTTGTCGAGAACGTCATTATACCGGTTGAGAAATTTGGTGTTAAAGTCATTTCAATGGGTTTCTTCGTGCAGGATAATGCCCCTGTCATTTGGCGCGGACCTATGCTTGGCAAAATGCTGCGCAACTTCTTCAATGAAGTCAGCTGGGGGGATGTAGAGTACATCCTGCTTGATTTGCCGCCAGGTACAGGCGATGTGGCACTCGATGTGCATCAACTGATCCCTCAAAGCAAAGAAGTTATCGTAACGACTCCTCACGCAACAGCCGCCTTTGTAGCCGCGAGAGCGGGGGCTATGGCTGTTCAGACGAATCACGAAATTCTGGGGATCGTCGAAAATATGTCTTACTATGAGAGTAAGGATGGAACGAAGGATTATGTGTTTGGTAAAGGCGGCGGAGCGAAACTTGCTGAAGATCTGCATAGTGAGCTGTTGGCGCAAATTCCACTAGGAGCACCTGATAATCATATTTCCGAGATTGATTACTCGCCTTCCGTGTACAAGCAGGATTCCAAAACAGGTCAGCTATACCTGGAAATGGCCGCGAATATCATCAGCAAACTGGAAAAATAG
- the cwlD gene encoding N-acetylmuramoyl-L-alanine amidase CwlD — protein sequence MRKRKKRLVVWLTFNSSLKLVLSTLLVALVVFIYAYELPATKTWSEWNLPLSGKTIALDAGHGGPDGGASSKDGVIEKDINLAITLQLRDYLQQAGALVVMTRETDMDLAEPGTKGYSKRKTEDLHNRADMINEKNADMFLSVHLNSIPSPRWKGAQTFYYANNPNNPNLASLIQLELKRNLENTDRVAKLADKTVYLLKTLKIPSALVEVGFLSNPEEARLLADEKYQKKVAASIYQGVLRYFAGEKVGS from the coding sequence ATGCGCAAAAGAAAGAAGAGGTTGGTCGTTTGGCTGACTTTTAACAGTAGTCTTAAGCTTGTCCTTTCGACCTTGTTGGTCGCTCTGGTCGTATTCATTTATGCCTATGAGCTGCCGGCAACGAAAACGTGGTCAGAGTGGAACTTGCCTTTGTCGGGCAAAACGATTGCCCTGGATGCGGGGCATGGAGGTCCGGATGGTGGTGCTTCGAGTAAAGATGGGGTTATCGAGAAGGATATTAATTTGGCCATCACATTGCAGCTGCGCGATTATCTGCAGCAGGCAGGAGCGCTGGTTGTGATGACCAGAGAGACGGATATGGATTTGGCTGAACCAGGGACCAAAGGATATAGCAAGAGAAAGACGGAAGATCTTCATAATCGCGCTGATATGATCAATGAGAAGAACGCGGACATGTTCCTGAGCGTCCATTTGAACAGTATTCCCTCGCCCAGATGGAAAGGCGCACAAACGTTCTACTATGCGAACAATCCCAATAACCCCAACTTAGCCTCGCTCATTCAGCTTGAATTGAAGCGAAATCTAGAAAACACGGATCGTGTCGCCAAGCTGGCGGACAAGACGGTGTACTTATTAAAAACGCTGAAAATTCCAAGCGCGCTAGTTGAAGTGGGATTTCTTTCCAATCCGGAAGAAGCGAGATTACTGGCTGACGAGAAATATCAGAAGAAGGTCGCTGCTTCCATTTATCAAGGGGTATTGCGATATTTTGCTGGAGAAAAAGTGGGTTCCTAA